Within Osmerus eperlanus unplaced genomic scaffold, fOsmEpe2.1 SCAFFOLD_897, whole genome shotgun sequence, the genomic segment AATCTGCTAAACAACCTTTCAGATTCCTCACAGAACCTACAAGTGAACCCTTTACAAAAACCTTTTAGATAAACTTAGAGAACTTATTTTATAACCCTATAACACAGCTCCTCGCTGCATGAGAGACTGTGTCATAAACACCCTCCATGAGATCTCAGTACAGTCATGCtgactgtgtgagagagggggagagatatacTGATCACATTAACAGGTACCTGTCCATACCAACACTGCCTCTGCCTCaatactccctctctcctcctctcgtctcctggaggaggagagaggagggcagggagaagaagaggagaaggagaggaagaaaggaaagaagacatgataggaggaggcagaggaaggcgTGGCCTGACCTGTGTAACCCTGGTTACAGTTGCAGACCACCTGTCTGTTGCGGTTGTCCTGGTAACAGGACGCAGCAAAATGACGTCCGGTGTCTGGCCCGTCTGGACAGGGGCACGGGCGGCACTGGTTACCTTGGTTACCTGTGCCCAGAACCGGGTTTCCGTAGTAACCGTTGGCACATCTTGGAATGGGAAAGAGGGCTTGTCAGTTTGAGACACACACCggtcacacacagaccacatacatgcacacacacacacgtcacacacagaccacatacatgcacacacacacacaccggtcacacacagaccacatacatgcacacacacacacacctgtcacacacagaccacatatacatgcacacacacaccggtcacacacagaccacatacatgcacacacacacacacaccggtcacacacagaccacatatacatgcacacacacacacactggtcacacacagaccacatacatgcacacacacacacacacacctgtcacacttGTCCCCCCCGGTGTGGTGTTTGCAGGCCAGGCAGGCTCCAGTCCTCTGATCACAGGCGTCCGCGTGGCTGTTACACTCACAGGCCCGGCAGTTAGGGAAGCCCCAGTGACCCGGCTGGCACGCGTCGCAGTGCAAACCAAAGGCACCCGTGCGACACGGGCACTGACCAGCCAGCTGGTCACAGAACCTAGAGAGAGACCCCTCCACGCTGCAGTCACAGGCTGGGgaaggggggttaggggggtttggaggggtcagggggggccatatgagcattgtgtgtgtgtgtaggtgtgtgtgtgtgcgtctcctcACCTTTACATCCTGCAGGTCCAAACCCGTATGTCCCAGGGGCACACTGGTTGCAGCGTCGTCCAATCACGTTGGGCCTGCAGTGACACTGGCCCCCACGCACCTCGCACACGGAGCTGAGCGCCCCCTGGAGGTCACACCCACACGCTGCGGGGGCCAGGCATTCATGGGCTTAGTTAATATCATGTTATCATAGAGGATGACAGAGGGTGTGATCTGCATGGGGGGGCTGAGACGTACGCAGCGCtccgtcacacgcacacacacacacacacacacacacacacacacacacagggttgagACGTACGCAGCGCTCCGTCGTTGATGACGGCAGACATGCTGGTCATGAGCTCGGCACAGAAGTCACTCATAGGGGGACGGATCACCGCCTTGCCGCCGTCGTGGCAACGGTAGCGCTCATAACTCTGTTTCCTGGCAACAGAGGAGGGGTCGCCGGCGGTGAACATCTCCAGGGAGGAGTAGCGAGGGAGCAGGGAgatctggagggatggagagagggagagagagtcagagcgtCAGAGCGTCAGGGAGTCAGAGCATCAGGGAGTCAGAGAGTCAGAGCATCAGGGAGTCAGAGAGTCAGAGCGTCAGGGAGTCAGAGGAAGTCAGAGGGAGTCAGAGGGAGTCAGAGGGAGTCCGAGCGTCAGGGAGTCAGAGCGTCAGGGAGTCAGAGCGTCAGGGAGTCagagagtcagggagtcagagagTCAGGTTCTACTCACAGAGTCCACCAGGATGTAGATGTTGGAGGAGCCGGTCAGAATGTTGTTGCCGTCTTGGTAACGGATGAACTCCAGCCTCAGAGTAtaactcacccctctctccagacacacagactgggGCAGCACCaccaacctgcacacacacacacacacaagtggatCATTACATATATATAGTCTGTATATGACCAGCGTGcgtgcgttggtgtgtgtgtcacctgaagccggcaggcagagagagtgagcgtCTGTCATCAGCAGGGATGGTGTTCCCACAGGGGCTGCTGGTGGGGATGGGCCCTGGGCGCTCCACTATCACGCGCACCTCCTCCCAGTCCCTGGGGagctgcgcgcgcacacacacacagcatcaacacacacacacaggatcaacacacgcacacacaggatctacacacacacaagcccacactCATGCTGACCTGTGTCTCGTAGCGTATGAGCAGGTCATATTCCATGGAGAAGGGCACGTTGTTGATGGAGAAGTCCAGGCTGCCCCCCTCCGGCACACGGGCGAACCCAGTACCCGTCCAGGAGGCTCCGGCCTGCTGCTCCCTGAGCTCCACACTgcagccctgacacacacacacacacacacacacagtgtcaaacACAAAGTAAGAGAGAATGTAGACAGAAAAGTATGGGTACCTGGCCCACTAAGGcagcagtcctacagtatgggtatctggcccactaaggcagcagtcctacagtatgggtacctggcccactaaggcagcagtcctacagtatgggtacctggcccactaaggcagcagtcctacagtatgggtacctggcccactaaggcagcagtcctacagtatgggtacctggcccactaaggcagcagtcctacagtatgggtacctggcccactaaggcagcagtcctacagtatgggtacctggcccactaaggcagcagtcctacagtatgggtacctgtcccactaaggcagcagtcctacagtatgggtacctgtcccactaaggcagcagtcctacagtatgggtacctgtcccactaaggcagcagtcctacagtatgggtacctgtcccactaaggcagcagtcctacagtatgggtacctgtcccactaaggcagcagtcctacagtatgggtacctgtcccactaaggcagcagtcctacagtatgGGTACCTGTCCCACtaacagtgcgtttacactgcagcgacgcgaatcgcttgccatcgctcgccttcccacagttcaccacgtgcgggggcgtatcaaacagattaatgtagaattgtagttctctaaagtcactgttgtagttgtcatggccaagtgttcagacttgggtttacaAACagtttgtatacaaaatacaaaactgtttaatagacatatcgttgacatgtgtaaaaacgttttattatagtactcaaagtctctgctaatctgtcgatacgaccagggagttccagccgggctactactgtaactagctagttaccagaacaaagttacgtaactaatgtgacgagagactgaatttgaaagtacaaaaaacccaccaggagcaccgacaacgtcggcaaacctgcgcctggcctcattctttttattaatgtctttgtacaaatacagagacgtatcgtacaggactggatatgcagccacacaggcgattagtttctcctccatcttaaaaactgaaagctagaaatgtttaccatggttgctacgttacgagaaacaagaaaacactgcgattcgcctggctccattgaaaatgaatggaaaacatgttgtcgctcgcatcgcgtcgctgcagtgtaaaggcagcagtcctacagtatgggtacctggcccactaaggcagcagtcctacagtatgggtacctggcccactaaggcagcagtcctacagtatgggtacctggcccactaaggcagcagtcctacagtatgggtacctggcccactaaggcagcagtcctacagtatgggtacctgtcccactaaggcagcagtcctacagtatgggtacctggcccactaaggcagcagtcctacagtatgggtatctggcccactaaggcagcagtcctacagtatgggtacctgtcccactaaggcagcagtcctacagtatgggtacctggcccactaaggcagcagtcctacagtatgggtacctggcccactaaggcagcagtcctacagtatgggtacctggcccactaaggcagcagtcctacagtatgggtacctggcccactaaggcagcagtcctacagtatgggtacctgtcccactaaggcagcagtcctacagtatggg encodes:
- the LOC134016517 gene encoding laminin subunit beta-1-like, producing MAVFLATGNSSGGVCDDCLHNTMGRNCEMCKPFYYQDPSRDIRDPRVCVACDCDPDGSMEGGVCDGQDDPSQGYVSGQCRCKQHVEGPRCDRCLSGFYGLSADDPQGCQPCQCDPRGTVSGASQCDPVSGDCFCKRLVTGRSCNQCLPEHWALSHDQSGCRDCDCDVGGATDNHCSMETGQCSCRSHMTGRQCTKVLSGYFFMALDHLTYEAELAGMGQGCSVELREQQAGASWTGTGFARVPEGGSLDFSINNVPFSMEYDLLIRYETQLPRDWEEVRVIVERPGPIPTSSPCGNTIPADDRRSLSLPAGFRLVVLPQSVCLERGVSYTLRLEFIRYQDGNNILTGSSNIYILVDSISLLPRYSSLEMFTAGDPSSVARKQSYERYRCHDGGKAVIRPPMSDFCAELMTSMSAVINDGALPCGCDLQGALSSVCEVRGGQCHCRPNVIGRRCNQCAPGTYGFGPAGCKACDCSVEGSLSRFCDQLAGQCPCRTGAFGLHCDACQPGHWGFPNCRACECNSHADACDQRTGACLACKHHTGGDKCDRCANGYYGNPVLGTGNQGNQCRPCPCPDGPDTGRHFAASCYQDNRNRQVVCNCNQGYTGQATPSSAS